One Cyanobium sp. Tous-M-B4 DNA window includes the following coding sequences:
- a CDS encoding Z1 domain-containing protein yields the protein MNQKNYEAVRSMVRIRLDLELGDDDTSLLEGRISQMVHEVANMLGVTDIDIGVLIAELESSYQTLIGVERALVSEGDGWAPWLNKRKAEVDWIFWDRYQEYLRNEKSWPKLTVERLDQATDKVLGYISNPEVKGAWDRRGMVVGHVQSGKTSNYVGLICKAADAGYKVIVVLAGFHKSLRSQTQIRLEEGFLGYDRGATMNDPDGRRVSVGVGNARLYGSSRRNADSITTRADDGDFKRTLAKNFAINPGSNPLLFVVKKNASVLKNLLDWVCWVAQDKDDEGRPYIKGVPLLVIDDEADQGSIDTRAGAFDEVGKPDPDHDPTVLNKRIRQLLHTFDQSAYVGYTATPFANILIHEQEQTSDEGEGLFPRSFIVSLPTASNYVGPSLIFGLSNSDGDEAEALPILREVRDHANSLDLDEKEGWIPPKHNKAFNPRCDGKASIPESMRNAIRTFVIVCAVRALRGDETAHNTMLIHVTRFTAVQNIVVQQVQSEITDTQRRLRLGDEGSQIPVLNEFLCLWEQDFLPTMAKLKDRGLAADCAPVSWEQLEKQLVSAALSIEVREINGSAGDVLDYLRHDSGLNVIAVGGDKLSRGLTLEGLSVSYFLRASRMYDTLMQMGRWFGYRPRFLDLCRLYTTRDMMVWFGHIAEASEALREDFDRMAASGGTPRDFGHRVQSHPLMLVTSAVKMRNGTSIELSFEGDISETVNFWRKESQLSRNWGAAINLIAVAEGNGAVASRGTPIAKLAGSWVWPNVSPTAILGFLTDYREHEASKKVKTKLLEDYIRMENAVGRLTEWTVFVASGTSEVECTLGGATFSLVGRAWHADETDKPALQKANHYRIRRLISPADEAADLSKPQWDEALKTAIREWDNNPDPEKKKGKRPTRPSGTAIRQIRDPKRGLLLLYPLDPNDEDGKLPESAYRYTDKVEANARKAPVLGFGISFPCVTSDKASKVKYVVNNVYWEQEFGASGDYGIDE from the coding sequence ATGAACCAGAAGAACTACGAAGCAGTCCGGTCGATGGTCAGAATTCGCCTCGACCTCGAGCTCGGGGATGACGACACATCTCTACTAGAGGGGCGTATCTCTCAAATGGTGCACGAAGTCGCAAACATGCTCGGTGTCACCGATATTGATATCGGGGTCCTGATTGCGGAGTTGGAGAGCTCTTATCAGACGCTGATCGGTGTGGAGCGTGCTCTCGTCTCCGAAGGAGACGGCTGGGCTCCCTGGCTCAATAAGCGGAAGGCCGAGGTGGACTGGATTTTCTGGGACCGATACCAAGAGTATCTTCGCAACGAAAAGTCCTGGCCCAAGCTGACGGTTGAGCGACTCGACCAGGCTACGGATAAGGTCTTGGGCTACATCTCGAACCCCGAGGTTAAGGGTGCATGGGATCGGCGCGGGATGGTGGTGGGTCACGTTCAATCAGGCAAGACGAGCAACTACGTCGGCCTGATTTGCAAGGCTGCTGATGCTGGCTACAAGGTTATTGTCGTGCTGGCTGGCTTCCACAAGAGCCTGCGAAGCCAGACCCAGATACGCCTAGAAGAGGGTTTCCTCGGTTACGACCGAGGAGCGACTATGAACGACCCCGATGGACGTAGAGTTTCTGTAGGCGTAGGCAACGCCAGGCTCTATGGATCGAGCCGAAGGAATGCCGACTCCATCACAACACGCGCCGATGATGGCGACTTCAAGCGAACGCTGGCGAAGAACTTCGCAATTAACCCTGGCTCAAATCCACTTCTCTTCGTAGTCAAGAAGAACGCTTCTGTCCTGAAAAACCTACTGGATTGGGTCTGTTGGGTTGCGCAGGACAAAGATGACGAGGGACGCCCTTATATCAAGGGTGTCCCTCTGCTCGTAATCGATGATGAGGCCGATCAGGGGTCGATCGATACGCGGGCAGGTGCCTTTGATGAAGTCGGCAAGCCGGATCCTGACCATGACCCCACGGTCCTCAACAAGCGCATTCGCCAGCTCCTCCACACCTTCGACCAAAGCGCCTACGTCGGGTACACAGCGACGCCATTCGCCAACATCCTGATCCATGAGCAGGAGCAGACCAGCGACGAGGGTGAAGGCTTGTTTCCCCGCAGCTTCATCGTCTCTCTGCCAACTGCCTCGAACTACGTCGGACCCTCATTGATCTTCGGTCTCTCGAACTCTGATGGAGATGAGGCGGAAGCGCTTCCAATTCTTCGAGAGGTTCGTGACCACGCAAACAGCCTTGATCTTGATGAGAAGGAGGGATGGATTCCACCGAAACATAACAAGGCGTTCAATCCCCGGTGCGATGGAAAAGCCTCGATACCAGAAAGCATGAGAAATGCGATTCGGACATTCGTCATTGTTTGTGCAGTTCGAGCTCTGCGTGGGGATGAAACAGCGCACAACACCATGCTCATCCATGTGACTCGGTTCACTGCTGTCCAGAACATCGTCGTTCAGCAGGTGCAATCTGAGATTACAGACACCCAGCGCCGTCTCCGCCTTGGTGATGAAGGATCTCAGATCCCAGTGCTTAATGAGTTCCTCTGCCTCTGGGAGCAGGATTTCCTGCCGACTATGGCAAAGCTGAAAGATCGCGGGCTGGCGGCTGACTGCGCGCCAGTGTCTTGGGAGCAGCTGGAGAAACAGTTGGTCAGTGCAGCGCTCTCGATCGAGGTGCGAGAGATCAATGGATCTGCTGGAGATGTTTTGGACTATCTCAGGCACGACTCCGGCCTAAATGTCATTGCGGTGGGAGGGGACAAACTCTCACGGGGCCTAACCCTAGAAGGCCTGTCCGTAAGCTATTTCCTTCGCGCATCACGGATGTATGACACGCTCATGCAGATGGGCAGATGGTTCGGATATCGCCCAAGGTTCCTCGACTTATGCCGTCTTTATACCACTCGGGACATGATGGTCTGGTTTGGACACATCGCAGAAGCGAGTGAAGCATTACGCGAGGATTTTGATCGGATGGCTGCGAGTGGAGGTACGCCACGAGACTTCGGACACCGAGTGCAGTCGCACCCACTCATGCTGGTGACCTCGGCGGTGAAAATGCGGAATGGAACAAGCATCGAACTCTCATTCGAGGGAGACATCAGCGAGACGGTCAACTTTTGGCGTAAAGAGTCCCAGCTGTCACGCAACTGGGGCGCAGCGATCAACCTCATTGCGGTTGCCGAAGGGAACGGAGCTGTCGCCTCTCGAGGGACACCCATCGCTAAGTTGGCAGGGTCGTGGGTATGGCCAAACGTGTCACCCACAGCAATCCTGGGATTCCTAACTGACTACCGAGAGCATGAGGCGTCGAAGAAGGTGAAGACAAAGCTGCTTGAGGACTATATCCGAATGGAGAATGCCGTAGGCCGACTAACTGAATGGACAGTGTTTGTTGCCTCGGGAACCTCGGAAGTTGAGTGCACTCTGGGTGGAGCGACTTTTAGCCTTGTCGGACGTGCATGGCACGCCGACGAGACTGACAAACCAGCTCTTCAAAAGGCGAATCACTATCGAATCCGCCGTCTTATCAGTCCGGCAGATGAGGCAGCGGACCTCAGCAAACCGCAGTGGGATGAAGCACTTAAGACCGCTATTCGAGAATGGGACAATAACCCAGATCCAGAGAAGAAGAAGGGCAAGCGCCCCACTCGACCGAGCGGGACGGCCATTCGGCAGATTCGCGACCCCAAACGTGGGCTACTCCTTCTCTATCCTCTCGACCCGAACGATGAAGATGGAAAGTTACCGGAATCGGCATACCGCTACACCGACAAGGTTGAGGCGAACGCACGGAAGGCTCCGGTTCTCGGCTTCGGAATTAGCTTCCCCTGTGTTACCTCCGATAAAGCGTCGAAGGTAAAGTATGTCGTTAATAACGTCTACTGGGAGCAGGAGTTTGGTGCTTCGGGTGATTACGGTATTGACGAATGA
- a CDS encoding PD-(D/E)XK motif protein — translation MFATWDRLAISGESGDGFVRLRLPEVRAAATYAAKSVAEGLEAILMEVETQALSAQNDYPEGHGFCVHAHMLEPGRAGRTRLIVTLTDGRYRDIFYALAEDVVTKLAEVNTENEAVSIFITRLSRWQSFMRKHGAAGLSLEARRGLIGELFLMRNHLLDRCSQDVVIASWKGCKGANHDFQFYHGSIEVKSTSSNTPHAFHVSNINQLDSPGQGQLFVFLVLLEESESGEASLPDVVDSLQDLFEGSALDTFEEGLIEAGYTEAQREIYLSPRYTIRREYFYRVDDSFPRLRENVLPSGVEEVKYQVAISACVEFEVLSSETLDTVLGPRGEAE, via the coding sequence TTGTTCGCAACCTGGGATCGTCTCGCGATCAGTGGTGAGAGTGGTGATGGTTTTGTCCGGTTGCGATTGCCGGAAGTGCGGGCCGCAGCTACCTACGCAGCAAAGTCAGTCGCTGAAGGCCTAGAAGCCATTCTCATGGAGGTAGAAACACAGGCACTCTCTGCCCAAAACGACTACCCAGAGGGTCATGGATTCTGTGTCCATGCACACATGCTGGAACCCGGGCGCGCTGGACGCACGCGGCTCATAGTTACTTTGACCGATGGCCGGTACAGAGATATTTTTTATGCTTTGGCAGAGGATGTGGTAACGAAGCTGGCTGAGGTCAACACTGAAAATGAGGCCGTTAGCATTTTTATCACCCGACTGTCTCGCTGGCAGTCATTCATGCGAAAGCACGGTGCGGCAGGCCTCTCCTTGGAGGCTCGCCGAGGTTTGATTGGGGAGTTATTCCTTATGCGTAATCATCTGTTGGATCGCTGCAGTCAAGACGTTGTCATCGCCTCATGGAAGGGTTGCAAGGGTGCCAATCATGACTTTCAGTTTTATCACGGCAGCATTGAGGTGAAGTCAACAAGTTCGAACACACCTCATGCCTTCCACGTATCGAACATAAATCAGCTGGATTCCCCAGGCCAGGGTCAACTCTTTGTCTTCTTAGTACTACTTGAGGAGTCAGAATCGGGTGAAGCCTCCCTGCCGGATGTGGTTGACTCCTTGCAAGATCTATTCGAAGGATCTGCTCTTGACACATTTGAAGAAGGCTTAATAGAGGCGGGCTATACCGAAGCTCAAAGGGAGATTTACTTGAGTCCGCGTTACACTATTAGGCGTGAGTACTTCTACCGAGTAGACGATTCCTTTCCTCGCTTGCGCGAGAATGTGCTGCCGTCTGGGGTGGAGGAAGTAAAGTACCAAGTCGCCATCTCCGCTTGCGTCGAATTCGAAGTGCTCTCATCCGAAACCCTTGATACCGTGCTCGGACCGCGAGGAGAAGCAGAATGA
- a CDS encoding AIPR family protein, with protein sequence MSGTDIGFEEYLSTLSSRVSNQAIEAATGIDDVGVVAFREEAFTEVVLATLEDLGQLADTQNCYFDRRLGRGIAKVNAWGLDEENGQVTLVTTIFRGLGTPASITRTELNQAIDRALRVFSEACRDWFSEMEPASDAFDMMQRLHEVHDQVDRVRIVVIGDGIAADIGNLDIGNDSLQVQADIWDLRRLFRADSSGRAYEPIEIDLVQWLGQPLPCIASPESEAGFDVYLAILPGNLLHQLYHEFGARLLELNVRSFLQARGKVNRGIRDTLKDEPSAFIAYNNGISATAEWVETASSGAGLAITKLRGLQVVNGGQTVASIHRAKDRDKIDLSDVYVQAKLTVVRPEQVETLVPLISRYANTQNRVNEADFSANHPFHVKLQQLALTVWVPGEQSRWFYERARGQYEVAQQREGSTQAQLTRFKKANPPNQRFDKVSHAKYNNTWDLLPHIVSRGGQKNFVAFMQQLSKEHGARWEPDSAYYRDSIAKAIIFKHAERLARQHKFPGYRANAIAYTVALVSYRTAGRINLDHIWDEQLLSQALADTLDSWMTQIYDAFVESAAGRNVTEWCKKEDCWRHLQTLDLAVSAELEAELAEGQALPELPTGGSKSTASLTTQDRENIARVMQISAEEWVHISGWGSRTGTLQPWQCGIATTLASYAAGSWARIPSDKQSKHGVKILAQADQEGGRIGSEEDSL encoded by the coding sequence ATGAGCGGAACAGATATTGGATTTGAGGAATACCTCTCCACACTGTCGTCTCGTGTCTCAAACCAAGCAATTGAGGCGGCAACAGGCATCGATGATGTCGGTGTTGTCGCGTTCCGAGAAGAGGCTTTCACAGAAGTGGTACTTGCCACACTGGAGGACCTTGGCCAGCTTGCCGACACGCAGAACTGCTACTTCGACCGGCGACTTGGCAGAGGGATCGCGAAAGTTAATGCTTGGGGGCTGGACGAGGAGAATGGTCAGGTCACCCTAGTAACCACCATCTTTCGCGGTCTGGGGACTCCAGCCAGCATTACCCGAACCGAACTCAACCAGGCCATTGATCGCGCCCTCCGGGTCTTCAGCGAGGCCTGTCGAGATTGGTTCTCCGAAATGGAGCCTGCCTCTGACGCATTCGACATGATGCAGCGTCTCCACGAGGTTCATGATCAAGTCGACCGCGTCCGGATTGTGGTCATCGGGGATGGCATTGCAGCGGACATCGGCAATCTAGATATCGGGAATGATTCTCTCCAAGTCCAAGCAGACATCTGGGACCTGCGCCGGCTCTTCCGCGCTGACTCATCAGGGCGCGCGTACGAACCCATCGAGATCGACCTTGTTCAATGGCTCGGACAGCCTTTGCCGTGTATCGCCTCGCCGGAGTCTGAAGCAGGCTTTGACGTCTATCTAGCCATACTCCCCGGGAACCTTCTTCATCAGCTATATCACGAGTTCGGCGCTCGCCTTTTGGAGCTCAACGTTCGTTCGTTCCTCCAAGCCCGCGGCAAGGTTAATCGCGGCATCCGGGACACCCTCAAGGACGAACCCTCTGCATTCATCGCCTACAACAACGGCATATCCGCTACAGCAGAATGGGTTGAGACAGCTAGCAGTGGGGCAGGTCTCGCCATCACGAAGCTCCGAGGCCTGCAGGTCGTCAACGGCGGCCAAACTGTTGCCTCCATTCACCGAGCCAAGGACCGAGACAAGATCGACTTGTCGGACGTCTACGTCCAAGCCAAGCTCACGGTGGTCAGGCCCGAGCAGGTGGAGACATTGGTTCCACTTATCAGTCGCTACGCGAATACTCAGAACCGTGTGAACGAGGCCGATTTCTCAGCGAATCACCCCTTCCATGTGAAATTGCAGCAGCTTGCGCTCACAGTATGGGTACCAGGAGAGCAAAGTCGTTGGTTCTATGAGCGCGCACGCGGCCAGTACGAGGTCGCGCAGCAACGGGAAGGCAGCACACAGGCGCAGCTCACCCGATTCAAGAAGGCCAACCCACCGAACCAGCGGTTCGACAAGGTGAGTCACGCCAAGTACAACAACACTTGGGATCTTCTGCCCCACATCGTAAGCAGAGGCGGGCAGAAGAACTTTGTGGCATTTATGCAACAGTTGAGCAAGGAGCACGGTGCTCGCTGGGAACCTGATTCTGCGTACTACCGTGATTCGATCGCAAAGGCCATCATCTTCAAGCATGCCGAGCGACTAGCCCGTCAGCACAAATTCCCTGGTTACCGTGCTAACGCTATCGCATATACAGTTGCCCTTGTGTCGTACAGGACCGCAGGTCGGATCAACCTCGATCATATCTGGGACGAGCAGCTGCTGTCCCAGGCTCTCGCCGATACTCTCGATAGCTGGATGACGCAAATCTACGACGCGTTCGTCGAGTCAGCTGCGGGGAGAAATGTGACGGAGTGGTGCAAGAAGGAAGATTGCTGGCGGCATCTGCAGACCCTTGACCTCGCGGTATCGGCCGAGCTGGAAGCAGAACTTGCGGAGGGTCAGGCGCTGCCCGAGCTGCCGACGGGCGGCAGCAAGAGTACGGCCTCTCTCACCACCCAAGACCGTGAAAATATAGCGAGAGTGATGCAAATCTCGGCAGAAGAATGGGTTCACATCTCCGGCTGGGGGTCGCGCACAGGCACTTTGCAGCCCTGGCAATGCGGTATCGCCACAACACTCGCAAGCTACGCGGCTGGTAGTTGGGCGAGGATTCCTTCGGACAAGCAGTCCAAGCATGGTGTGAAAATTCTTGCTCAAGCAGACCAAGAGGGTGGACGGATCGGTTCGGAGGAAGATTCTTTATAG
- a CDS encoding DNA cytosine methyltransferase has protein sequence MVRSLVGNDPHRLKALKGPDQRLDPHPLSCAIGDLPRHARSLDPSKPLAVDLFSGAGGLSLGLHRAGFEVILACDIRPDSIATHRHHFAGCSHQCDLSSPDVLEEISRTLNGCGEIALVAGGPPCQPFSRNIRWRKHDEGVIDQHRQLNEGRRELWESFLTVVEEVMPRSFLMENVPDIAQTGDQEVFRGIVSRAEASGYRVHARIVHAWEYGVPQLRPRLFIAGTRIGYAAPLQWPEPDCSSLEQAVPLDHAISDLPPLVGDWWEQWSENGAYAGPLTPYQALMRSWLPVTKHELPDHITRKVRGDDLETFQLMRKTGLRYHELDDEQRRYSVTKRSVPTSTETDTREYSFSNKYNILKTDEPCLTVTAHMSKDGYWYIHPKQNRTLSIREAARVQSFPDGFLFHGTPSNRFHQVGEAVAPLVGAALGRSLLEAVLDGDPHEEWSDPKAVRDELLRWYREEGGDSLLPWARQREKGVDLSDSLKAWRAFLGEFLVSRLPLHRHQTFWPQLITRWPDHEVFLNDLNRRRTLRSLSFEGLENLLEGVAIQLKDELPWSQWVRNDSLSGVGRDRIRQCLAMVGITADRSCNTALGRLVARVRNLPELEAEKSRQLRELNLGVMLGGDPDGRIYRSAVAVADRWCGPQPVCEGARETDERSCPLHRAGLCAQGLQLSI, from the coding sequence ATGGTGCGCAGCCTCGTGGGCAACGACCCGCATCGCCTCAAGGCCTTAAAGGGACCGGATCAGAGGCTGGATCCTCATCCGCTCAGCTGTGCGATCGGCGATCTGCCACGGCATGCCAGATCTCTTGATCCTTCGAAGCCTCTGGCGGTCGATCTCTTCTCCGGTGCGGGGGGCCTGAGCCTGGGGCTTCACCGTGCCGGCTTTGAGGTGATCCTGGCCTGCGACATCAGGCCTGATTCAATCGCCACCCACAGGCATCACTTCGCAGGGTGCTCCCACCAGTGTGATCTAAGCAGCCCTGATGTACTCGAGGAGATCAGCCGCACGCTCAATGGCTGCGGTGAAATCGCCCTCGTCGCCGGTGGACCTCCCTGCCAGCCGTTCTCACGCAACATCCGATGGCGAAAGCATGACGAGGGCGTCATCGATCAACACCGTCAGCTGAATGAAGGTCGCCGAGAACTCTGGGAGTCCTTCCTCACTGTGGTCGAGGAAGTGATGCCGCGCTCCTTTCTGATGGAGAACGTGCCTGACATCGCCCAAACGGGCGATCAGGAGGTCTTCCGTGGAATCGTCAGCAGGGCTGAAGCCTCCGGCTATCGCGTGCATGCCCGGATCGTCCATGCTTGGGAATACGGGGTACCTCAGCTCCGGCCACGACTCTTTATCGCCGGTACTCGGATCGGGTATGCGGCTCCCCTGCAATGGCCGGAGCCTGACTGCTCATCTTTGGAACAGGCTGTTCCCCTAGACCATGCCATCTCGGATCTGCCTCCGCTGGTCGGGGACTGGTGGGAGCAATGGAGCGAGAACGGCGCCTACGCAGGACCACTCACGCCCTACCAAGCTCTCATGCGCAGCTGGCTACCCGTGACCAAGCACGAGCTGCCAGATCACATCACACGCAAGGTGCGTGGTGATGATCTCGAGACCTTCCAACTGATGCGCAAGACGGGGCTCCGATATCACGAGCTCGATGATGAGCAGCGTCGGTATTCCGTCACCAAAAGATCGGTGCCCACATCCACCGAGACTGATACAAGGGAATACAGCTTCAGCAATAAATACAACATCCTCAAGACCGACGAGCCGTGCCTCACCGTCACGGCCCACATGTCCAAGGATGGTTACTGGTACATCCACCCAAAGCAGAACCGCACTCTCTCTATCCGTGAAGCCGCCCGGGTGCAGTCATTCCCGGATGGTTTCCTCTTCCATGGCACTCCCTCCAACCGGTTCCACCAGGTCGGAGAAGCTGTGGCTCCCCTGGTGGGTGCAGCGCTAGGCAGGTCTCTCCTCGAGGCCGTGCTCGACGGTGATCCGCACGAGGAATGGTCGGATCCCAAAGCAGTCAGAGATGAGCTACTGCGTTGGTATCGCGAGGAGGGTGGTGACTCCCTTTTGCCGTGGGCGCGCCAGAGGGAGAAAGGGGTGGATCTATCTGATTCCCTCAAGGCCTGGAGGGCATTTCTCGGGGAGTTCCTTGTGAGCCGGTTGCCTCTTCATCGCCATCAGACATTTTGGCCTCAACTGATAACACGCTGGCCTGATCATGAGGTGTTTCTCAATGACCTGAACCGGCGCCGCACATTGCGAAGCTTGAGTTTCGAGGGCCTCGAAAACCTTCTGGAGGGGGTAGCGATTCAGCTCAAGGATGAGCTGCCTTGGAGTCAATGGGTTCGCAATGACTCCCTATCCGGCGTGGGACGTGATCGCATCAGGCAGTGTCTGGCCATGGTAGGGATTACGGCTGATCGCAGCTGCAACACGGCTCTCGGTCGACTCGTGGCCCGAGTGAGGAATCTTCCGGAGCTCGAGGCTGAGAAATCCCGGCAGCTTAGGGAGCTGAACCTCGGAGTGATGCTTGGTGGGGATCCGGATGGCCGGATCTACCGCTCGGCTGTCGCTGTGGCGGATCGCTGGTGCGGACCGCAACCTGTCTGCGAGGGAGCGCGTGAGACGGATGAACGTTCCTGCCCCCTCCATCGTGCAGGCCTCTGTGCGCAAGGGCTTCAGCTCTCTATCTGA
- a CDS encoding DUF6339 family protein, translated as MTQRLFRLSAFLSESGLIEALRHPDKISVLPVDQDVDLAELDALISDLNSRGAGDSAIDADLVEPLHRCLRHLPEEITTDMRVWHWFCVVRYPELVWRRWRGLPPADPEEGFLKGQGHRPVPAGRFLGTPSINGQGRNTFARLFFAAERLIGAQGEEYDLVRRLFSSQELHLGVSDREYGLLPPVNRVLTRELADLPDLKVRAGVRRLNALGGSLCLDLLEEDEITELVRQGFEEGVG; from the coding sequence ATGACACAGCGTCTCTTCAGGCTTAGCGCTTTCCTGAGTGAATCAGGCCTGATTGAGGCACTGCGCCATCCGGACAAGATTTCCGTCCTACCGGTTGATCAAGATGTTGACCTAGCCGAACTCGATGCCCTGATCAGTGATCTCAACAGCAGGGGAGCGGGCGATTCAGCAATAGATGCCGACTTAGTGGAGCCGTTGCATCGATGCCTCAGGCATCTCCCTGAGGAGATCACCACCGATATGCGTGTCTGGCACTGGTTCTGTGTTGTCCGGTATCCAGAGCTGGTCTGGCGTCGATGGCGAGGTCTCCCTCCGGCTGATCCCGAGGAGGGTTTTCTCAAGGGGCAGGGCCACCGACCTGTGCCTGCCGGACGATTCCTGGGCACGCCTTCGATCAACGGCCAAGGCCGTAATACCTTCGCCCGGCTCTTCTTCGCCGCCGAACGCCTGATCGGGGCGCAGGGTGAGGAGTATGACCTCGTCCGTCGCCTGTTCAGCAGTCAGGAACTCCATCTCGGCGTAAGTGACCGTGAGTACGGACTGCTGCCACCGGTGAACCGTGTGCTCACGCGAGAGCTCGCCGATCTCCCAGACCTAAAGGTCCGGGCCGGAGTCAGGCGGCTGAATGCACTGGGTGGGTCGCTGTGCCTCGACCTGCTCGAGGAAGACGAGATCACTGAACTGGTTCGCCAAGGATTTGAGGAGGGCGTCGGCTGA
- a CDS encoding sigma-70 family RNA polymerase sigma factor translates to MAAPLSRSALRARDALVLQHLPLADAVASAVARRFFPLVEREDLIQVAREALLRSVLRCKAGEPAEPYLRRCISGALQHHLRDRVRLVRIPRRLHEQGQCPLGHISLDGHASGEPCLLDQLASPVQEAAGPADDLALEQLVDQLPAPQATALRLTILEGLSLRQAAEQLQISAMSVQRAQKKALEALRQQLGA, encoded by the coding sequence ATGGCTGCCCCGCTTTCCCGCTCTGCCCTCCGTGCCCGCGATGCCCTGGTGCTCCAGCACCTGCCTCTGGCTGATGCCGTTGCCTCAGCTGTAGCCCGCCGCTTCTTCCCTTTGGTCGAGCGGGAGGATCTGATCCAGGTAGCCAGAGAAGCCCTGCTCCGTTCAGTGCTGCGCTGTAAAGCAGGCGAGCCTGCAGAGCCCTATCTGCGCCGCTGCATCTCAGGTGCCCTGCAGCATCACCTGCGCGATCGGGTGCGGCTGGTGCGCATTCCACGCCGGCTGCATGAGCAGGGTCAGTGCCCCCTGGGTCACATCAGCCTTGATGGCCACGCCTCTGGCGAGCCTTGCCTGCTCGATCAGCTGGCCAGCCCAGTGCAAGAAGCAGCGGGGCCCGCTGATGATCTGGCGCTGGAGCAGCTAGTAGATCAGCTGCCTGCGCCGCAAGCCACGGCCCTTAGGCTCACCATCCTTGAGGGCCTCTCGCTGCGGCAGGCGGCAGAGCAGCTGCAAATCAGCGCCATGTCGGTGCAGCGGGCCCAGAAGAAAGCGCTTGAGGCTCTGCGGCAGCAGCTGGGGGCCTAG
- a CDS encoding LexA family transcriptional regulator: MLADLPIGEPVPFCLGSLGEGLDLHAALIPNPVCTFYMRASGNGMRQHGINDGDLMVIDRSIEPCSGHVVVVAHQGSFLMRPLLRQGEQWLLEPVRPGEAAIPLDLEVFDRSGLFGVVVHAVHHLSKPRLRKI; this comes from the coding sequence ATGTTGGCCGACCTGCCCATTGGAGAGCCTGTGCCCTTCTGTTTGGGTTCATTGGGTGAGGGCTTGGATCTCCATGCCGCCCTAATTCCTAACCCGGTCTGCACCTTCTACATGCGGGCCAGCGGCAATGGCATGCGCCAGCACGGGATCAATGACGGCGACCTGATGGTGATCGACCGCAGCATTGAACCCTGCTCCGGCCATGTCGTCGTCGTTGCCCACCAAGGCAGCTTCTTGATGCGGCCGCTTTTGCGCCAGGGGGAGCAGTGGTTGCTTGAACCCGTGCGGCCAGGAGAGGCAGCAATTCCTTTGGACCTGGAGGTATTTGATCGCTCAGGGCTATTTGGCGTAGTGGTGCATGCGGTGCATCACCTCAGCAAGCCGCGTCTGCGAAAGATCTGA
- a CDS encoding ArdC family protein — MAASPKSRSKSSGPSPEEALVRDLIKLLEAGSTPWRKPWDCHTGGVHINLLTGRAYRGSNPILLELGMSMRGAELPFWCGFGEAKKLGIFPRKGSKSVRILRPQLHSSEKEVSNGEKVLHSWASYRPVPVFNACDLEGDALAGLIAARMPAPKEQAQEGRPAIEPIARAEHVLSAWPVPASWGGERAFYSTSSDRIQLPLRESFHGAPALYATWGHEAIHSTGHESRLKRDQSGAFGSSRYAREELVAELGSVLLGQRLQIGCELTNHAAYLQSWISVLRQSPKVLLQVISAARQAVDLICPEPEAPAG, encoded by the coding sequence ATGGCCGCATCACCAAAGTCACGCAGCAAGAGCTCAGGTCCCTCGCCAGAAGAAGCGCTGGTCCGTGATCTCATCAAGCTCCTAGAAGCTGGCAGCACGCCATGGCGCAAGCCTTGGGATTGCCACACCGGCGGTGTTCACATCAATCTGCTCACAGGCCGTGCCTACCGCGGCAGCAATCCAATCCTTTTGGAGCTCGGCATGTCCATGCGTGGCGCTGAGCTGCCCTTCTGGTGCGGCTTTGGGGAGGCCAAGAAGTTGGGCATCTTCCCCCGCAAAGGCTCAAAGTCCGTCCGCATCCTGCGGCCGCAGCTGCACTCCAGCGAGAAGGAAGTGTCCAATGGCGAGAAGGTGCTGCACAGCTGGGCCAGCTACCGCCCAGTGCCGGTATTCAATGCCTGCGATCTTGAGGGCGATGCCTTGGCTGGCTTGATCGCCGCACGCATGCCAGCCCCAAAGGAGCAGGCCCAAGAGGGACGGCCAGCGATTGAGCCGATCGCCCGCGCCGAGCACGTTCTCTCTGCTTGGCCGGTGCCAGCCAGCTGGGGTGGTGAGCGGGCTTTTTATTCCACCAGCTCCGATCGCATCCAGCTGCCGCTGCGCGAAAGCTTCCACGGGGCGCCAGCGCTCTATGCCACCTGGGGCCATGAGGCCATTCACTCCACAGGCCACGAGTCGCGGCTTAAGCGGGATCAATCCGGCGCCTTTGGCTCCAGCCGCTATGCCCGAGAAGAGCTTGTGGCCGAGCTGGGCAGCGTTCTGCTGGGGCAGCGGCTGCAGATCGGCTGTGAGCTCACCAATCACGCCGCCTATCTCCAGAGCTGGATATCAGTGCTGCGCCAATCCCCAAAAGTGTTGCTGCAGGTGATCAGTGCAGCCCGGCAGGCGGTTGATCTGATCTGCCCAGAGCCAGAAGCTCCAGCCGGCTAG